TAAAGTCATGCGGTCACTCTCACCAATGGCAAGATACTTTTCTCTATCTTTATCCCCTAATCTTAAACTAGGAGGTAAGGTCCAAACACCTTTCGGATGATTGGTGGTGTCTTTGGCGTTCGCATTGATTTCTGAAGCTTCAATGAACTGAAATCCTGCTTGCTCGGCTAGGCGAATGACATCGGCTTGTTTGACATAACCACTGCCTTTTAAATCTTTAGTGTGAGCTTGTGCACGATGGTCCACAACACCTAAAATTCCACCAGGTTTTAAAGCCTCATAGAAGCCTTTAAATATCTTTTCTTTATCATCCCAGTTGTGCACATTTCTAAAGGTCAGCACGCGGTCTACGCTTTCTTTGGGGGCAAACTCTTTGCCTGCTTGAAACTCAGTGAATACCACTTTGCCATAAGTCCCCGCATTGTTAGCGATCTTTTCTTTTAAGGCGACATTGGCTTTTTGAAAATACTCCACTTTATTATCCGCAGGAAAAATAGCTAAGTACAAAGTGCCTTTCTCTTTTAAGTAAGGGCCTAAGATTTCTGTGTACCATCCTTGCCCAGGAGTGATTTCTAAAACACTCATGTCTGGCTTCACCTCAAAAAAGCTTAAGGTCTCGTAAGGGTGACGAAAGACATCGCGAGCTGCATTTTTGGCTTCTCTGTTGGGACTGGCAACGGCCTTTTTTAGGGGGTCGCTCTCCACAGCATTTCCTACGTTGGCAGTCCTACTGCTGTCTGTCGTGCAGGCTGTACACATTAAAAATACAGCACCCATCCCCAATAATGAAACTTTTGATATTATGTTTCTCATCGCTCACCTCGACTATTTTTTATTTTGTATGGCTTTGGCTCTCTCTTTTCTTACAACTGCAAGAAAATACACACATAGAAACACAAAACCAAAACATAAAACGGCAAATACGATATCTTCTGCTGTCATCACAGAACCTCCAGTGAGACTATTTTGTAGTCCTTTATATTATATGGATATAGACCTTATATCAGCATGTTTTATGCTATGGAGCATGACATAAAAAGCACTTTCAAGGAGACCTATGCCTATGAGTTTATATAAGAGCATCACCAATTCCTTTGTCCCTATTCACCCTGCTGGGTACCCCTTTATCCTGATCTTTGCCCTTGTGAGCCTTGTTCTTGGGTTTTTCTCGACAAGCTTGCTGTGGATTGGCGGATTTTTAACCCTATGGTGCGCTTACTTTTTTAGAGATCCTGAGCGTGTCACCCCTAATGAGCCTGATTTTGTGTTCAGCCCTGCCGATGGTAAGGTCTCTTTTATAGGACAAGTAACACCCCCACCTGAGTTAGGTTTTGACAGGCCTTCTATGGTTAAAATTTCTGTTTTTATGAATGTCTTTAACTGCCATGTGAATCGCTCCCCTATTGAGGGAAGCATTAAACGGATTGCCTATATCAGAGGCAAATTTATCAACGCCGAACTGGACAAATCCAGTTTTCACAACGAAAGAAACGCGCTGGTGATCTCTAACCCTAAGCTCACCATTGGTGTGGTGCAGATTGCGGGTCTTGTTGCCCGCAGAATCTTGTGCTGGAGCGAAGAGGGCGATGAAATCATGGCAGGAGAGCGTTTTGGCCTCATTCGTTTTGGTTCGCGCCTAGATGTGTATCTGAATCCTGAAGATGTAGATCAAATCTTTGTCGAAAAAGGACAGACCACTGTAGCGGGCGAAACACGTTTAGTGAAAATCAGAAACTAATTGGACTTCAAAATGAAAAACGGTCAAAAAAGCAGAAATAACGTTCCCATTCGTTTTCTTATTCCTAACGCCATCACCTTACTCGCCCTCAGTGCGGGCTTGACCTCTATCCGTATGGCTTACGAACAAAGATTTGAGGTGACCATCATCTCTGTCTTATTTGCAGCTATTCTGGATGGGATTGATGGACGAGCCGCACGACTGCTCAATGCTTCTAGTAAATTTGGAGCCGAGTTGGATTCTTTGGCTGACTTTGTAAACTTTGGTGTCGCCCCAGGGCTGATCGTGTACTTTTGGGCCTTACAAGACGCTAAGTCTTTAGGTTGGGTGGTGTCTCTGATCTTTACCATCTGTATTTGTCTTAGACTGGCTCGCTTTAACGTAGAAAGCCAAGAAGAAGCGACCTATAAATGGAAAAAGAAATTCTTTACAGGCGTTCCTGCCCCTGCAGGTGCCTTCTTAGTTCTCACCCCTTTTTACTGTCGTTTTATTAACATAGAAATTCCAAGTTATTTAATTCTGCTTAACACAGTGGCGATCTCAATTCTCACTGTAAGCCAAATGCCGACATTTTCATTTAAAAATATGGGTTCTATGCCCCGAACGTCTGTTCGTGTGCTTTTGGTACTGATCATTCTACTGGCTTCCGTGCTGGCCATTCACACATGGCAAACTCTGCTTACAGCAGCAGTGCTTTATGTTGCCACCTTCCCATTTAGTATTTTAAGCCACAGAAAGTACATGCAGCTTGAAGCCTTAAAAAATCCACCCCAACTCGAATTTGATTCTGACGAGCTAGACAGCGACGAGGACTGATCGCTTTATCTGTCCTCGCACTCGCTCAGCACTAAAAAGTGAAGCCCTTTACCGCTTCACAGCCTTGAACTCCACACAAAATGATGTCTTCATGACTTTTTAACGGCTATAGGTAAGCCTTAAATCTGTCGCCTACTACAAAGACGTAGGCGTTTCGCCTTCGGTGTAAGTGACGTTTTGCTCTTTTAACTTTTTGGATTCCTCCACCAAAAGCGTTTTGTACTTCTCTTCCACTTTAGCTTTTTGATTGTGTCTTAATTTATATTTAATGGCATTGTAATAGGCACGACCTAACTGGGCTTTGCGTTCTATGTTTTGACGAGCCTCTTCATCCAAAGCAGAAACATCCACAAGCTGATCGACATAGGTTTTTGCGTCTTCAGTGTGATACAGTTGTTTTAGAAAATCCTGAGTGTGAAAGACTTTGATGTCTTTCGCATCAGTGATCGAAGAATAGATGATATTCTCTCCATCAAAGAACTTCGCGGGGTAAGAGCCCTCACCCGCAAGAAACACTCCTGATCTTTTTTGAGCACCTTCCGATAACAAGTCCATTCCAAAAGTAGAGTTCGGTCCCTCATGTCCCATCATAGACATCAATGTAGGCAAGATGTCAGGTTGATACCCCAATGTGGAATTGACCTGTCCTTTTAAAGTTTCATCAAATAAAGGAGAGTAAAACACCAATGGGATATGATGCACTGGAAACTTATGGGCATTATAAAAAGCACTCAAAGTCTTGGCATCATAGGATCTTAATCCGTGGTCCGCATAAATCACAAAAATCGTATTTTTAAAATACTCTGCATCTTTGGCAATATTAAAATAGTGGCCTAAAGCATGATCGGAAAAACGCAAAGAGTTGTATTCGTCATTGCTAAAAAATCCATACTTAGCCATCTCTTCATCTGTTAAGTTTTTAAGTTCAAAACCCTCAGTGCGTTTCGGAATAGTGTAGGGCTTATGATAGCCCGCCGTCTGAATGAAAGCAAAGAAGGGTTTGGTCTCTTGGCTTAATATCTTATGACTCTCTTCAAAAAGCTCTAGGTCAGAAATTCCCCAGATGTCATTCAAAGAAGACTTTTTAAACATTCCCTCTTCATAAAGTTTAAGATCATAAATGTTGTTTTGAATGATGCCTCGAATATTCCCCCAATTGGCACTTCCCCCAATAAAATAATATTTGGAGTGCTCACTCAAATTATTGATCATCGTATGTTGGTCGACAACAAGAGGGTTTCTTGAGGCGGTCTCTTCTTCATTGAGATCAGGAATGCCCGTCAAAAAACAAAAGATCGAAGCAGCTGTGCCCGTCTTGATGACATGAAAGTTATCAAAGAGCAGTCCTTCACGGATGACCTTATCTAAATGGGGTGTGGTATCGAAAGGGTTGCCAAAATGTCCCAGTTTAAAGGACGCCAGAGACTCCATCATGATCACAACCACATTGACGTCTTGAGGTAGATTTCCAATGGTGGGCTGCTTACGCACAAACAGAAGATTCTCTGGGTCGTCTGTCATAGCCACTTCAGGCTGCAACAGACTCAGCTCCTTTTTCATGGTCTCGGCACCGACAGTCTGTTTATTGAACTTGTAGGTGTCATACACATTTTGAATCGGGCTTAAAGCAAATTGATTGATAAAAGTATTTCTAGAAAAATAAGCTTCACTCCAACGCAGTGGATACTGCGACAGTTTGGAATGAACCGTAAGAGCAAGAAGCAAAAAGATCACTACATACTTTCCGATAGAAATATACAGTGGCGTGATAGGGCGAGAGTAAAAAAACATCTCTTCTTTAAAGACAAAACCCACTTTGGAAATTAAAAGATAAATGGCGACAGCCAAACATAAAAATCCCAACACCAAAGCTGCAATGGGGTAACTCTGCATCACCATACCTAAAGCAATCATGGGGTTGGATAACAAAGCCAAAATTTTAGAGGACAGACGTTCTTCAAGATAGGAGTAGTTTCCAAAATCCACCCAAGTGCAGATCAACATAAATCCTAAACCTAAAGAAAACCAAATTTTTTGAAAAAGATAAAAGTACTGTTTAAGTCTAAAGAAAATAAAAAGCGGATTTAAAATCAGAAAGATCCCAAAGCTGACTAAAAAAAATAAAGAGACCATGCGCAAGTCAAATCTGAGACCCAACCACCACGCTTTCGTGATCTCAGAAAAGGGCAAATCACCTGAAGAGAACACAAACCAAAACACGACTCTATGGACTAGAAGTGTGAGGAA
The genomic region above belongs to Pseudobdellovibrionaceae bacterium and contains:
- a CDS encoding methyltransferase domain-containing protein; this translates as MRNIISKVSLLGMGAVFLMCTACTTDSSRTANVGNAVESDPLKKAVASPNREAKNAARDVFRHPYETLSFFEVKPDMSVLEITPGQGWYTEILGPYLKEKGTLYLAIFPADNKVEYFQKANVALKEKIANNAGTYGKVVFTEFQAGKEFAPKESVDRVLTFRNVHNWDDKEKIFKGFYEALKPGGILGVVDHRAQAHTKDLKGSGYVKQADVIRLAEQAGFQFIEASEINANAKDTTNHPKGVWTLPPSLRLGDKDREKYLAIGESDRMTLKFKKVSK
- a CDS encoding phosphatidylserine decarboxylase, encoding MSLYKSITNSFVPIHPAGYPFILIFALVSLVLGFFSTSLLWIGGFLTLWCAYFFRDPERVTPNEPDFVFSPADGKVSFIGQVTPPPELGFDRPSMVKISVFMNVFNCHVNRSPIEGSIKRIAYIRGKFINAELDKSSFHNERNALVISNPKLTIGVVQIAGLVARRILCWSEEGDEIMAGERFGLIRFGSRLDVYLNPEDVDQIFVEKGQTTVAGETRLVKIRN
- the pssA gene encoding CDP-diacylglycerol--serine O-phosphatidyltransferase — protein: MKNGQKSRNNVPIRFLIPNAITLLALSAGLTSIRMAYEQRFEVTIISVLFAAILDGIDGRAARLLNASSKFGAELDSLADFVNFGVAPGLIVYFWALQDAKSLGWVVSLIFTICICLRLARFNVESQEEATYKWKKKFFTGVPAPAGAFLVLTPFYCRFINIEIPSYLILLNTVAISILTVSQMPTFSFKNMGSMPRTSVRVLLVLIILLASVLAIHTWQTLLTAAVLYVATFPFSILSHRKYMQLEALKNPPQLEFDSDELDSDED
- a CDS encoding sulfatase-like hydrolase/transferase, with the protein product MGFAKKFSFQSYIRLYAIFFLTLLVHRVVFWFVFSSGDLPFSEITKAWWLGLRFDLRMVSLFFLVSFGIFLILNPLFIFFRLKQYFYLFQKIWFSLGLGFMLICTWVDFGNYSYLEERLSSKILALLSNPMIALGMVMQSYPIAALVLGFLCLAVAIYLLISKVGFVFKEEMFFYSRPITPLYISIGKYVVIFLLLALTVHSKLSQYPLRWSEAYFSRNTFINQFALSPIQNVYDTYKFNKQTVGAETMKKELSLLQPEVAMTDDPENLLFVRKQPTIGNLPQDVNVVVIMMESLASFKLGHFGNPFDTTPHLDKVIREGLLFDNFHVIKTGTAASIFCFLTGIPDLNEEETASRNPLVVDQHTMINNLSEHSKYYFIGGSANWGNIRGIIQNNIYDLKLYEEGMFKKSSLNDIWGISDLELFEESHKILSQETKPFFAFIQTAGYHKPYTIPKRTEGFELKNLTDEEMAKYGFFSNDEYNSLRFSDHALGHYFNIAKDAEYFKNTIFVIYADHGLRSYDAKTLSAFYNAHKFPVHHIPLVFYSPLFDETLKGQVNSTLGYQPDILPTLMSMMGHEGPNSTFGMDLLSEGAQKRSGVFLAGEGSYPAKFFDGENIIYSSITDAKDIKVFHTQDFLKQLYHTEDAKTYVDQLVDVSALDEEARQNIERKAQLGRAYYNAIKYKLRHNQKAKVEEKYKTLLVEESKKLKEQNVTYTEGETPTSL